In bacterium, the genomic stretch TCCAGCTTCATCCACATAAAAGGCTACCTCTTCAGTTTTGTCCATACTCCTAAGGGTTTCTTCAATAAGGTTTTTTTAAGTTCATACTCAGGATCTGGAGATGTAATCCAGCGTTTAGAACGTTTATACGAATATCCCTCTTCGGCAATAATTCTACGCATATACTCAGGGCTAATACTCTTAACTATCCCTTCCTTTATAGCAATCTGGCATAGTTCCCTCAAATTCCAACTGCTTAAGGGCAATCCAAATGCTTTAGGTTTAGCTTTCAGTAGTCTGATAATCTGTCTTCTCTGTTCGGTGGTAATTTGTCTTGGTCGACCAGGAGAAGGCTTCTGGTATAAACCTGCAATTCCTCTCTCGTTAAATCGCCGAATATATTTACGAACCTTATTTAGATGTAGATCTGCAATTTTAGCAATCTCCGGAGCCTTTAGCTGCTGGGCACTGGAGAGCCAAATTACTCTTGCCCGTTTATATAGCCGAGTATTGGTAGATTTGAGTAATTTTTTCAATTCTTTTATTTCGCTTTTAGATAATTTTCTTACAAATATCGGCTGCATGGTTACCTCCTTCCCAGGTAACCATTATAGCCGATTTAATTATATTACGCAACCTTTATTTAGTAGACAAGACATCATGCAATAAAATACCTGCCAGGACAATTTTTATATTTGCTTTCTCTTTTTCGCTTATAATAACGCCTTTAGCTAAATCCCTTAAGGTATGTCTCCAGTTGTGATGCACAAGTCCCTTAGAGAGAAAATCAAGTTTTTGTGCCTCATACAAAGTTTTTAATTCTGCAAATTTTGAAAGATATCTATTAAGTTTCATTATCATCTCTCATTTTATGCGAGGCATCCCGTACCTCACTTTTTCTTCTTTTTTTATCCCATTCCCTTAAGAGGATGTCTGAAAAAAGCTCTAATCTCTTCCTTAGGATGGGTTCTTCGATCAGATTACCTTCAAGCCAAGCTCTTTGATTTTTAGCCTCTGAGGAATCGATCTGGATTGCTAATGGGCGGATTCCAGATTGAAGCCAATCCTGAATATAAGAATGCAAAGAGAGGTCGCCACCCCATGAGGCTGTTCCAATAACTATAAAAGATATTAATTTTTTTTGAAGGCTTTGGTAAACTCATTTATATTCTTATAAACAGAAAAGGCTCTTTCGCTGAATGCCTTGTACAGTCCATTTAGATTGTTGGCATAGGTGGGAACAGAGAAGATCAGGATATCTCCCTCTTCTGCTTTTTTCCA encodes the following:
- a CDS encoding helix-turn-helix domain-containing protein; amino-acid sequence: MQPIFVRKLSKSEIKELKKLLKSTNTRLYKRARVIWLSSAQQLKAPEIAKIADLHLNKVRKYIRRFNERGIAGLYQKPSPGRPRQITTEQRRQIIRLLKAKPKAFGLPLSSWNLRELCQIAIKEGIVKSISPEYMRRIIAEEGYSYKRSKRWITSPDPEYELKKTLLKKPLGVWTKLKR